In Pseudobdellovibrionaceae bacterium, the sequence CAGCTTACCCTTTTCAGAACCAGCAATCACTTCTACCTGATCGCCTTTTTTAATTGTTAATTTTAATTTTCCCATACTAACCTCGATTTAATAAATACAAAAATCACTACACTTGTAAAATTTTTTTAATACGTTTTTTAACGGCTCTAGCTTTTTTAGACAACAATAGTTCGGGCTGTCTCATTACAAAAGTATCTAATCCACCCATCTTTTCTATAGTACGCATTACTGAAGTGGCTACCTTTAAACGCACAAAGCTTTTTAAAGCCGTGCTAAATAGTCTTTTGCTTTGCACATTCAAAGCGGCTTTAGATTTTGTTTTAATATTAGAATGGCTAACTAGGTTCTTTACCACCGCGGCTTTACCGCTTAAATCACATTTAGGCACAAAAATCTCCTCTAAAATTACAGTAAACAAGTCAATATATGATAAATATTAAATATTGCAACAAAAAAAATACTCCTCCTTTAAAAGAGCTGGCAAAAGCCCCTGTACAAAAATTAGAAAACTTGACTTTAATGCTAAGAAAATCTAGCTTGGCCTGTAGTTATAAGTATTTTTAATTTCTATCCCCTAATAAAAGGGCAAAAGAGCATAAAAGCAAACCGTTAAGGAGACAGCGTGGAAGAAAAAGCAGAGCAATCGAATTTTAATAATATCGTTTTTGAATATAAAGAGCCCGTAGTGCTAGCAAGGTACTTAAGCGAGGGTGGAAAAATTATGCCTGCTAGAATTAATGAATTTAACAGCTCACAACAAAGACGCTTAAAAAATGCAATTAAAAAAGCGCAAAGCATAGCTTTATTACCTGTGGGCACACAAGCTTATAATGTAAATAAGTTTCCCGAGCCCATTTCTTCTAAGCCTTTTTCTTTTTAATACTTATTACAGTTAATAGAAAAAAGGCTTAACTGACGAGCCTTTAAAGCATCTACCACTTCATAGCCTGGCAAAGCGATTAGCGTTTGGTTAATTAAGTGGTTTTTTTGCTCCTCTCCCAAAGCCTTTTTATAAGTGCCTAAAAGATTGCAAAATAAATAAAAGTCGGATTCCTGCAACCAAGAAAATTTAGGACCTTTTGAAGATGGAGGCGCAGGCCCCCAAGCAATTTCTGCCATCAGTTTAATATTATTTTGCAAAAAACCCTTTAGCTTGGGAATCGTTGGAATACACGATATTCCATCCGAATTTAAACTTAATAATAAACTTTTTGTGTTATAAAATAATTGGTAACAAGACCCTGGGCTTTTTCGGCTTTTACACAGTTTATACAACTTTTGATACAAGCTTTCTTTTTTAAAACTATTTGCCTCTTTACGAATATACAAAAAGCCTTTTTGAGACTTTACAAAACTATCCTTAACACTTTGGCAAATGGTTACCGGCGGCTGTGCATACATAATAAAAAAAACTCCGCCAACTAAAACAATTGCCACTAAAATATTTTTAGGTAACTGACTAAAGAAATGCATACTACCAAAATAACGACTAACTTGTGATTATACAAGGGCTTAAATAGCCTTTGCGCAAGAGCGCGCCCCTATTGGGTTAATTAGCTTCGATTTTTTTTTCTGTATCCACATACTTCTATCTTTGTCGCAAAAACCATAAAGGTACGCATTAACATTAAAAGACCGTGCTATTAAAAATAAAGACTTCCAAACCTGTTTTATGTAAATGGGTTTAGCAGTTTTTATCAGTGAGGATAGTTGAACATCTAAAGCTTGAAAAATTTTTTTAAAATGTACCGCTGTTTCGGGAGGTAGTGTTTTTGCCGAACCCAGTAAAAGTTGAATAACTTTTTGTATTTTCGATAAACTACTTCCTTTAAACTGACCTTTGGAAGCAAGGCTTTCTTTGTAAAATTTATCTACACTTAAATTTAATAATTGATTAACTTGAATAACTACCAAGGGAGGTAAATGTATTTTTTTTTCATAAGCAAAACAGTTATGCGTTATTGTAAAAAAAATAATAAAGAAAAACTTGTTCATATATACTATTAATATGCACTACAAAAAAAAAGAGCAAGAAAAACTTGCTCTTTTTTTATATTAAAATGAAGGGGAGATTAAAAGTTTAAAGTTAATCCAACCATCCACTGATTAAAAGCCTTACCATCTTCTGGTGTGTGCTTTCCGTAACGAGCCGTTGCAACTAATACATCGTTGTATTTATGAGAAGCATATACATCTATTTCTGTACCTAACTTGTCACCGTTTGCATTTTTAAAAGCGTTATAAAAAACACCAGCTGCGCTAGCGTCATTTAGGCTGTGAACATAACCTACTGTATAATAAGCTAATCCATCAACATCACCCCACTGATACTGGTCCATTAAACCTGCATTAGCGTGTTTGTCGTAAGATAAAGGGCTGTAACCATCTTTATCTTTATGATAAGTACCTACTACTTTTCCCATGCCTGCTACATCAACGCCAACTTTTGCGTGCATCATGCTAGCTTTTCGTTTGCCATCTTTGTCAGAAGCATAAGTTAGGTCATAACTAAGTATATCTACATTACCAGCTACAACTGCACCGTACTTAGATAAAGTGTCTTGTTTTA encodes:
- a CDS encoding 50S ribosomal protein L28, which encodes MPKCDLSGKAAVVKNLVSHSNIKTKSKAALNVQSKRLFSTALKSFVRLKVATSVMRTIEKMGGLDTFVMRQPELLLSKKARAVKKRIKKILQV
- the rpsR gene encoding 30S ribosomal protein S18 — its product is MEEKAEQSNFNNIVFEYKEPVVLARYLSEGGKIMPARINEFNSSQQRRLKNAIKKAQSIALLPVGTQAYNVNKFPEPISSKPFSF